One part of the Verrucomicrobiia bacterium genome encodes these proteins:
- a CDS encoding MATE family efflux transporter has translation MSSLVLPRTWWSECRTTVRLAIPLIVGQLSQMLMGLTDTLMIGWVGVSELAASAFANNLLYLPLMFGIGMSAAVSVRVSQARGRQDPDGAGEALRHGFHITMVLGVITVVGALGLLPLLDLFRQDPAVIEHVPVYFVLVAVSMIPAMGAMAVKNHADGMNRPWPVFWITFGGVMLNVVLNWLFIFGRAGCPALGLEGAGLATLLARLVTLWAMLAWCRQDAGLRAWIPRHWFRRPDRTAIRDLLKIGFPTSMQLLAEVSAFVMATLIIGGMGAESLAAHQVAISCAATVFMVPLGISMALTVRVGEAWGARQLARLRPIILSGWALATAFTLLSATSFVLFNEAIAGLFLSEGQGANVAAALLLVAAAFQFCDALQIVAVGGLRGMNDVKVPAWIAFGAYWVVSLPLGCWFAFRLDLGVSGMWWGITVGLTLTAIAFGGRLLRRTRQGWDQVPKVFEGQSRVPTGA, from the coding sequence ATGAGTTCCCTTGTCCTGCCGAGAACCTGGTGGTCCGAGTGCCGGACCACCGTCCGACTGGCCATCCCGCTCATCGTGGGACAGCTCAGTCAGATGCTGATGGGCCTTACCGACACGCTGATGATCGGGTGGGTCGGGGTCAGCGAACTCGCCGCATCGGCGTTCGCCAACAATCTGCTGTACCTCCCGCTGATGTTCGGGATCGGGATGTCGGCGGCGGTATCGGTGCGGGTCTCGCAGGCCCGCGGCCGGCAGGATCCGGACGGGGCAGGGGAGGCGCTTCGGCACGGATTCCACATCACGATGGTGCTGGGGGTGATCACGGTGGTGGGTGCGCTGGGCCTGCTGCCCTTGCTGGATCTGTTCCGGCAGGACCCTGCGGTGATCGAGCATGTGCCGGTCTATTTCGTGCTGGTGGCGGTTTCGATGATTCCGGCCATGGGAGCCATGGCGGTGAAGAATCACGCCGACGGCATGAACCGTCCGTGGCCTGTGTTCTGGATCACCTTTGGCGGGGTGATGCTCAACGTGGTCCTGAACTGGCTGTTCATCTTCGGTCGGGCGGGCTGCCCGGCCCTGGGCCTGGAGGGCGCGGGACTGGCGACGCTGCTGGCTCGTCTGGTGACGCTGTGGGCCATGCTGGCGTGGTGCCGCCAGGATGCCGGTTTGCGCGCGTGGATCCCGCGTCACTGGTTCCGGCGGCCGGACCGGACGGCGATCCGGGATCTGCTGAAGATCGGATTTCCCACCAGCATGCAACTGCTGGCGGAGGTGAGTGCGTTCGTGATGGCGACCCTGATCATCGGAGGCATGGGGGCGGAATCCCTGGCGGCGCACCAGGTCGCCATTTCCTGCGCGGCAACGGTCTTCATGGTGCCACTGGGGATCTCGATGGCGCTGACCGTCCGCGTCGGGGAGGCATGGGGTGCCCGCCAACTGGCGCGCCTGCGACCGATCATTCTCAGCGGATGGGCCCTGGCCACGGCGTTCACGCTTCTCAGCGCGACGTCGTTTGTCCTGTTCAATGAGGCCATCGCGGGGCTGTTTTTGTCGGAAGGGCAGGGGGCCAACGTGGCCGCGGCGCTGCTGCTGGTGGCGGCGGCCTTCCAGTTCTGCGACGCCCTGCAGATTGTCGCGGTGGGTGGGTTGCGCGGGATGAACGACGTGAAGGTGCCGGCGTGGATTGCCTTTGGTGCCTACTGGGTGGTCTCGCTGCCCCTCGGTTGCTGGTTTGCCTTCCGCCTGGATCTCGGCGTCAGCGGCATGTGGTGGGGCATTACGGTTGGCCTGACCCTGACGGCGATCGCTTTTGGCGGGCGACTTCTCAGGCGAACCCGACAGGGCTGGGATCAGGTTCCCAAGGTGTTCGAGGGTCAGAGCCGGGTGCCGACCGGGGCCTGA
- a CDS encoding DUF3445 domain-containing protein gives MAPDPLNPVAAQTPSPPSHGRICGGRAPALLPLEQVFPDTDYGHRLKLQRAEPGDFFGSWEADPVSLAERARWMQSFPERHAIRLPEADPLIRECDALMRSWGVLRPGDTPDAGSSQPSSVWDLTAPLEPDLIWLTRGTAGHRMVAGLVCFPSSWAPEERIGLPIEAIHQVVPGLNPALGDAIERFLQRLPEGIAWLRANWGIAASPERNQHPLRRLPRLTPPLDPAGVWVRIEHQALVALPESDGILFGIRIEQSPIDDFRRNPALASGLARALQTMPEAMARYKGLADVRDELIRVLTGSDQAPVGTRL, from the coding sequence ATGGCGCCCGACCCTCTAAACCCCGTCGCAGCCCAGACCCCATCGCCGCCCTCCCACGGCCGGATCTGCGGGGGCAGGGCCCCTGCCCTGCTCCCCCTGGAACAGGTGTTTCCCGACACCGATTACGGCCATCGCCTGAAACTGCAACGTGCCGAACCGGGCGACTTCTTCGGATCCTGGGAAGCCGATCCCGTGAGCCTGGCCGAACGGGCCCGCTGGATGCAGTCCTTCCCGGAACGTCACGCGATCCGCCTGCCCGAAGCCGACCCTCTGATCCGTGAGTGCGACGCGCTGATGCGATCGTGGGGTGTCCTGCGGCCCGGAGATACGCCCGATGCGGGATCGTCGCAGCCGTCATCGGTCTGGGACCTGACAGCGCCCCTCGAACCCGACCTCATCTGGCTGACGCGCGGCACGGCGGGCCATCGCATGGTGGCGGGGCTTGTTTGTTTTCCGTCCTCGTGGGCCCCGGAGGAGCGGATCGGGCTCCCGATCGAGGCCATCCATCAGGTGGTCCCCGGATTGAACCCGGCCCTGGGCGACGCCATCGAACGGTTCCTGCAGCGGTTGCCGGAAGGTATCGCCTGGCTCCGGGCCAACTGGGGGATTGCCGCCTCGCCCGAGCGGAATCAGCACCCCTTGCGCCGACTGCCGCGCCTGACCCCGCCCCTCGACCCGGCGGGCGTCTGGGTTCGAATCGAACATCAGGCCCTCGTCGCCCTCCCCGAATCCGACGGCATCCTGTTCGGCATTCGCATCGAGCAGTCCCCGATCGACGACTTCCGGCGCAACCCCGCCCTCGCTTCCGGATTGGCGCGCGCCTTGCAGACCATGCCCGAAGCCATGGCCCGCTATAAGGGTTTGGCCGACGTTCGCGATGAACTGATCCGGGTGCTGACCGGCTCCGATCAGGCCCCGGTCGGCACCCGGCTCTGA
- a CDS encoding Gfo/Idh/MocA family oxidoreductase, producing the protein MAAPPHPTIPAPIDRRSFLRRAVPLGVAPFFLPVRGQTPEPLEIALIGLHGHGSRLLREFLATGRVVVTWLCDVDRRTFETVTPWMRERQARPFRTTHDLRQLLDDRRLQAVVVATPDHWSAVAGLRTLQAGKHLYLESPGSHNPRETEWLIQAARRSRTVVQCGLQRRSLPWVIEAVRRLQEGAVGMPLTAHAWHTDQRPGMGFGRLAPVPDWLEFGMWQGPAPDRPFRDNLVHGGWRWMWHWGTGELGATGIHWLDLARWALDLGCPSRVASAGMRAAYEDDQETADTQVTTFDFGERFVVWEHRSCLPRPVEGSPGGVRFQGTSGSLVLDDAGYRIEDREGRLVERVPGTVSLAPHVANFLDAVTHRGRLPSAGIDDGQLSALWVHLGNLAQRLRTGIHLNAATRQPRPAPAVTALWSREYRSEWRPTL; encoded by the coding sequence ATGGCGGCGCCTCCTCATCCCACAATCCCCGCGCCGATCGACCGGCGGTCCTTCCTCCGTCGCGCCGTGCCTCTGGGCGTTGCCCCGTTCTTCCTCCCGGTCCGGGGCCAAACCCCGGAACCGCTCGAAATCGCCTTGATCGGCCTTCACGGCCACGGCTCCCGGCTCCTGCGCGAGTTCCTGGCCACCGGGCGCGTGGTGGTCACGTGGCTCTGCGACGTCGATCGACGCACGTTCGAGACCGTCACGCCGTGGATGCGCGAACGGCAGGCCCGTCCGTTCCGGACGACCCACGACCTCCGTCAACTCCTGGACGATCGACGGCTCCAGGCCGTGGTGGTGGCCACGCCGGATCACTGGAGCGCCGTGGCCGGACTCCGCACACTGCAAGCCGGCAAACACCTCTATCTCGAGAGCCCGGGCTCCCATAATCCGCGCGAGACCGAGTGGCTCATCCAAGCCGCCCGCCGATCCCGAACCGTCGTCCAGTGCGGACTTCAGCGCCGAAGTCTCCCATGGGTGATCGAGGCGGTCCGGCGCCTCCAGGAGGGCGCGGTGGGAATGCCCCTCACAGCCCATGCCTGGCACACCGACCAACGTCCGGGCATGGGCTTCGGGCGGCTGGCTCCCGTTCCGGACTGGCTCGAATTCGGGATGTGGCAGGGTCCGGCGCCGGACCGGCCGTTTCGGGACAACCTCGTTCACGGCGGCTGGCGCTGGATGTGGCATTGGGGCACCGGAGAACTGGGAGCCACGGGTATTCACTGGCTCGATCTGGCCCGTTGGGCTCTCGACCTCGGCTGTCCGTCCCGGGTCGCTTCGGCCGGCATGCGGGCCGCCTACGAGGACGACCAGGAAACCGCCGACACCCAGGTGACGACCTTCGACTTCGGCGAGCGCTTCGTGGTGTGGGAACACCGGAGCTGTCTTCCCCGGCCCGTCGAGGGCAGCCCCGGCGGCGTGCGGTTTCAAGGGACCAGCGGCTCCCTGGTTCTCGACGACGCCGGCTACCGCATCGAAGACCGCGAGGGCCGCCTCGTGGAACGGGTGCCGGGAACGGTTTCACTGGCTCCCCACGTGGCGAACTTTCTCGATGCCGTGACCCACCGCGGCCGGTTGCCCAGTGCCGGCATCGACGACGGACAACTCAGCGCCTTGTGGGTTCATCTGGGGAATCTGGCCCAGCGCCTCCGGACCGGGATCCACCTCAACGCGGCCACCCGCCAACCGCGGCCCGCTCCCGCGGTCACGGCCTTGTGGTCCCGCGAGTATCGAAGCGAATGGCGCCCGACCCTCTAA
- the lpdA gene encoding dihydrolipoyl dehydrogenase, with protein MSQSYDLVVIGAGPGGYVAAIRAAQLGLRVACVEKEPELGGTCLRVGCIPSKALLESSERFEDARLTLAKHGVLADNLRLDLAAMLQRKRQVVTTLTKGVEGLLKKNRVTRYRGHATLAPEGVVQVRGGDEPVALQAPNILIATGSVPVSLPGVALDGKTVVTSTEALDFEAVPGHLAVIGAGYIGLELGSVWRRLGAKVTVIEYLDRILPGMDAEIAAEARKLFEKQGLAFRLNTKVTGVRTLDQGCTITLNDDESLEADRVLVAVGRRPNTDGLGLESVGIQLDERGRIPVNERFQTEKPGLYAIGDVIPGPMLAHKAEEEGVAFAETLVSGHGHVDYNTIPGVVYTHPEIATVGRSEEDLKASETPYRKGVFPFAANGRARALGQTEGRVKVLAHEQTDRVLGVHIIGPRAGDLIAEAAAAMAFGASSEDIARCCHAHPTLAEVVKEAALAVDGRALHL; from the coding sequence ATGTCCCAGTCCTACGATCTCGTCGTCATCGGTGCCGGTCCCGGCGGCTACGTCGCCGCCATCCGCGCCGCGCAACTCGGTCTGCGCGTCGCCTGTGTCGAAAAGGAACCGGAACTCGGCGGCACCTGCCTGCGCGTGGGCTGCATCCCCAGCAAGGCCCTCCTCGAATCCAGCGAACGCTTCGAAGACGCCCGCCTGACCCTCGCCAAACATGGCGTGCTGGCGGACAACCTCCGCCTCGATCTCGCCGCAATGCTCCAGCGCAAGCGCCAGGTCGTCACCACGCTGACCAAGGGCGTCGAAGGCCTGCTCAAGAAGAACCGCGTCACCCGCTACCGCGGCCACGCCACCCTCGCGCCCGAAGGCGTGGTGCAGGTTCGGGGCGGGGACGAACCGGTCGCCCTGCAGGCCCCGAACATCCTCATCGCCACCGGCAGCGTCCCGGTGTCGCTGCCCGGCGTCGCCCTCGACGGCAAAACCGTCGTCACCAGCACCGAGGCCCTCGACTTCGAGGCCGTCCCCGGCCATCTGGCGGTGATCGGTGCCGGTTATATCGGACTCGAACTCGGCTCGGTCTGGCGGCGCCTCGGCGCGAAGGTCACGGTCATCGAGTACCTCGACCGCATCCTGCCCGGCATGGACGCCGAAATCGCCGCCGAAGCGCGCAAGCTGTTCGAGAAACAGGGCCTCGCATTCCGCCTCAACACCAAGGTGACCGGCGTCCGCACCCTGGACCAGGGCTGCACCATCACCCTCAACGACGACGAATCCCTCGAGGCGGATCGGGTCCTGGTGGCCGTCGGGCGACGTCCCAACACCGACGGACTGGGGCTCGAGTCCGTTGGCATCCAACTCGACGAGCGCGGCCGCATCCCGGTCAACGAGCGCTTTCAGACCGAGAAACCCGGCCTCTACGCCATCGGCGACGTCATCCCGGGACCCATGCTGGCCCACAAGGCCGAGGAGGAAGGCGTGGCCTTCGCCGAGACGCTGGTTTCCGGCCATGGTCATGTGGACTACAACACCATCCCGGGCGTGGTGTACACCCATCCGGAAATCGCGACGGTCGGACGGTCCGAGGAGGACCTGAAGGCTTCCGAAACCCCGTATCGCAAGGGCGTCTTTCCGTTCGCCGCCAACGGCCGTGCCCGGGCGCTGGGCCAGACCGAAGGGCGCGTCAAGGTATTGGCCCACGAGCAGACCGACCGCGTCCTGGGCGTGCACATCATCGGACCCCGGGCCGGCGACCTGATCGCCGAAGCCGCGGCGGCCATGGCGTTCGGGGCCAGCAGCGAGGACATCGCGCGCTGCTGCCATGCGCATCCAACGCTGGCCGAAGTTGTGAAGGAGGCGGCCCTGGCTGTGGACGGACGCGCATTGCACCTGTGA
- the odhB gene encoding 2-oxoglutarate dehydrogenase complex dihydrolipoyllysine-residue succinyltransferase, which translates to MSSELRVPPVGESITEVQVGEWLKNEGDPVRQDEPVVAIESEKATLELPAPAAGRLRSILKPRGATARVGEVIGILDTGTDSAASPEAPPPTSSAPAKQAGSGSESESAAGQGAPPRSEPPTVMPAARRVLAEAGIEPAAVEGTGPGGRITKEDAQRARTAQEGARPAGASTPTPDAPVAVASSTPKPAAVASASPVSAEDRLDETVPMSPLRRTVARRLVEAQSTMALLTTFNEIDMSSVSALRKRFQEAFTQRHGVKLGFMSFFVKAVIEALKDTPQLNAEVRDQSIVYHHYYDIGVAIGGGKGLVVPVLRNAERLGFAEIEKTIADFGARARDGRLKPEELQGGTFTLSNGGIYGSLLSTPIVNPPQSGILGMHAIQDRPVAVDGQVVIRPMMYVALTYDHRIVDGREAVTFLKRIKDILETPARLLLEA; encoded by the coding sequence ATGTCATCGGAACTGCGCGTCCCGCCCGTCGGCGAATCCATCACTGAGGTCCAGGTCGGGGAGTGGTTGAAAAACGAGGGCGACCCGGTGCGGCAGGATGAACCCGTCGTCGCCATCGAGTCGGAAAAGGCAACCCTCGAACTCCCTGCCCCCGCCGCCGGCCGGCTCCGCTCCATCCTCAAACCCCGCGGCGCCACGGCCCGTGTCGGCGAAGTCATCGGAATCCTCGATACGGGAACCGATTCCGCAGCCAGCCCTGAAGCACCCCCTCCCACGTCATCGGCTCCCGCAAAGCAGGCCGGGTCCGGGTCCGAATCCGAGTCCGCGGCAGGGCAGGGGGCCCCTCCTCGATCCGAGCCTCCAACCGTCATGCCCGCCGCCCGACGGGTCCTGGCCGAAGCGGGAATCGAGCCCGCCGCCGTGGAAGGCACCGGCCCGGGCGGTCGCATCACCAAGGAGGATGCCCAGCGCGCCCGCACCGCCCAGGAAGGCGCCAGGCCGGCCGGCGCTTCGACTCCAACCCCGGATGCCCCCGTGGCCGTGGCGTCATCCACACCCAAACCGGCCGCGGTCGCATCCGCCTCGCCAGTGTCAGCGGAGGATCGGCTGGACGAGACGGTTCCCATGTCGCCGCTGCGCCGTACGGTGGCCCGTCGCCTCGTCGAGGCGCAGTCCACCATGGCGCTGCTGACCACCTTCAACGAGATCGACATGTCGTCCGTCTCGGCCCTCCGGAAGCGCTTTCAAGAGGCCTTCACCCAGCGGCATGGCGTGAAACTCGGCTTCATGTCGTTCTTCGTGAAGGCGGTGATCGAGGCCCTCAAGGACACGCCCCAGCTCAATGCCGAGGTCCGGGACCAGTCGATCGTGTACCACCATTACTACGATATCGGCGTCGCCATTGGCGGCGGCAAAGGCCTGGTGGTGCCCGTCCTCCGCAATGCCGAGCGACTCGGATTCGCCGAGATCGAGAAGACCATCGCCGACTTCGGCGCCCGTGCCAGGGACGGCCGCCTCAAACCGGAGGAACTCCAGGGCGGAACGTTCACCCTCAGCAACGGCGGCATTTACGGAAGTCTCCTCTCGACCCCCATCGTCAATCCGCCCCAAAGCGGAATCCTCGGGATGCACGCCATCCAGGACCGCCCGGTCGCCGTCGATGGCCAGGTCGTCATCCGCCCCATGATGTACGTGGCGCTGACCTACGATCACCGGATTGTGGACGGACGTGAGGCGGTCACCTTCCTCAAACGGATCAAGGACATCCTCGAAACCCCCGCACGACTGCTTCTCGAAGCCTGA
- a CDS encoding YqgE/AlgH family protein gives MPGAMKSLRGRLLLDGGNLRGSWFHRTVVLICQHDAEGAFGLVLNRPSGARVNDALVADLPEALRELPLFIGGPVQPGALSYLHGDAFIPDASVMDNVDLGHSLDRLVELAGDVSPTRRLLVFAGYSGWSPGQLEQEIARDAWLIHPASTEWVFESEPAQLWRRILRSRGGLGRLLADAPEDLEEN, from the coding sequence ATGCCTGGTGCGATGAAGTCCTTGCGAGGAAGACTGTTGCTGGATGGGGGCAATCTCCGTGGATCCTGGTTCCACCGGACGGTGGTGCTGATCTGCCAGCACGATGCGGAAGGCGCCTTCGGCCTGGTATTGAACCGGCCATCCGGGGCCCGGGTGAACGACGCGCTGGTGGCCGATCTTCCCGAGGCCCTGCGCGAACTCCCGCTGTTCATCGGCGGGCCGGTTCAGCCCGGAGCCCTCAGTTACCTGCACGGGGACGCTTTTATTCCGGACGCCTCGGTGATGGACAACGTGGATCTGGGTCATTCGCTGGATCGGCTGGTGGAACTGGCGGGCGACGTTTCCCCCACGCGGCGGTTGCTGGTGTTCGCGGGCTACTCCGGCTGGAGTCCGGGCCAGTTGGAACAGGAGATCGCCCGGGACGCCTGGCTCATTCACCCGGCAAGCACCGAATGGGTCTTCGAATCCGAGCCTGCCCAGCTCTGGAGGCGCATTCTCCGCTCGCGGGGCGGGCTCGGCCGGCTCCTGGCTGACGCGCCGGAGGACCTCGAGGAGAACTGA
- a CDS encoding NAD(P)/FAD-dependent oxidoreductase has product MKDTHRVVVLGAGFGGLTFCQAFRHPAAKITLVDRTNHHLFQPLLYQVATAGLSAPEIAAPVRALFSDRPDVTVLMDDVLSIDLAGRKVGIGHGVLDYDTLIIALGGVTSYFGHPEWEQHAPGLKTLDDALRIRRDVLLALERAENESDPWRRTELMTLVVVGGGPTGVELAGAFAELTRTVLARDFRRMDPTRARVVLVEAGERVLAHLSPELSASAQRQLEALGVEVRTSTRVQDVREREVVLHGGESLRAANIIWAAGVAANPLSRVLGAETDRSGRIRVEPDLSLPGHQEVFAIGDIALVKDGQGGLVPGVSPAAMQMARHVAALLRNQLDAGAGLSPDRPAFRYWDKGTMATIGRSAAVAKVGSLELSGLPAWLAWLLVHLVFLIGFRNRLAVLLQWAYSYFTYKRGARIIVS; this is encoded by the coding sequence ATGAAGGACACGCATCGGGTGGTCGTTCTGGGGGCCGGGTTTGGGGGACTTACGTTCTGCCAGGCCTTTCGGCATCCCGCGGCGAAGATCACCCTCGTCGATCGCACCAACCATCACCTCTTCCAGCCCCTGCTCTACCAGGTCGCCACCGCCGGGCTGTCCGCGCCGGAAATTGCCGCCCCGGTACGCGCCCTCTTCTCGGACCGGCCCGACGTGACGGTCCTGATGGACGATGTGCTGTCCATCGATCTCGCAGGCCGCAAGGTCGGGATCGGGCACGGGGTCCTCGACTACGACACGCTCATCATCGCCCTGGGCGGCGTGACCAGCTATTTCGGGCATCCCGAATGGGAACAGCACGCGCCCGGACTCAAGACCCTTGACGACGCGCTCCGGATCCGGCGGGACGTTCTGCTGGCGCTGGAACGGGCCGAGAACGAATCCGACCCGTGGCGCCGCACGGAGTTGATGACCCTGGTTGTGGTTGGGGGCGGCCCGACCGGGGTCGAACTGGCCGGGGCGTTTGCCGAACTCACCCGCACGGTCCTCGCCCGCGACTTCCGCCGGATGGACCCCACCCGGGCCCGCGTTGTCCTGGTCGAGGCGGGAGAACGTGTGCTGGCCCATCTGTCCCCGGAATTGAGCGCGAGCGCGCAGCGCCAGTTGGAGGCGCTCGGGGTCGAGGTGCGCACTTCGACCCGCGTTCAGGACGTTCGCGAACGGGAGGTGGTGCTCCACGGGGGCGAATCCCTCCGGGCGGCCAACATCATCTGGGCCGCGGGTGTCGCCGCCAACCCGCTGTCGCGTGTCCTCGGGGCCGAAACCGACCGGTCCGGACGCATCCGGGTCGAACCCGACCTGAGCCTCCCCGGTCACCAGGAGGTCTTCGCCATCGGCGACATCGCCCTCGTCAAGGATGGACAGGGCGGACTGGTTCCGGGCGTCTCCCCCGCGGCCATGCAGATGGCCCGGCACGTGGCGGCCCTTCTTCGCAACCAGCTCGATGCCGGGGCCGGACTGTCGCCGGATCGCCCGGCCTTCCGGTACTGGGACAAGGGAACCATGGCGACCATCGGTCGGTCGGCGGCGGTCGCCAAAGTGGGGTCACTGGAACTGAGCGGACTGCCGGCCTGGCTGGCCTGGCTGCTGGTGCATCTCGTCTTCCTGATCGGGTTCCGCAACCGGCTCGCTGTCCTCCTCCAGTGGGCCTACTCCTACTTTACCTACAAGCGCGGCGCCCGGATCATCGTGTCTTGA
- a CDS encoding LptF/LptG family permease codes for MRTLHRYVLVEMLGTLVVAVLVCIGLLLLGNLLKEILALLMAGRATLPLVLRGIGLLIPYVLVYALPMGVLTAALLVFGRLSADQELTAARANGIGVMAMAFPVVILGLALCGVCAWVNMELAPRCRGQYKQLFQEIAREQARSLIPAGRFVTEFPGFVLYADRIAGEEMIDVLFFQVREGRKVRDIRAPRARLEVRTEEGELRLTFFQGRALEWIPRAPEEMEGGRPDGEEEESAGFWQPLMITGALPVTVALPRAIVSGGMPRLSDMTARQLRDERRELLRLGIEDVTPLDVQIHRQVAFSFACFGFVLVGIPLGVRGHRRETSVGVAVAIGLVLVYYGFLIVAQALETSMEAVPWLIVWMPNALFQLTGAWLLWRADRAA; via the coding sequence ATGCGGACGCTGCATCGTTATGTGCTGGTGGAGATGCTCGGCACCCTGGTGGTGGCGGTGCTGGTGTGCATCGGGCTGCTGCTGCTGGGCAACCTGCTGAAGGAGATTCTCGCGCTGTTGATGGCCGGGCGGGCGACGTTGCCGCTGGTGCTGCGGGGCATCGGCCTGCTGATCCCGTACGTGCTGGTGTACGCGCTGCCGATGGGGGTGCTGACAGCGGCGCTGCTGGTGTTCGGGCGACTGAGCGCGGACCAGGAATTGACGGCGGCGAGGGCGAACGGGATTGGAGTGATGGCGATGGCCTTTCCGGTGGTGATCCTGGGGCTGGCGCTGTGCGGGGTATGCGCCTGGGTGAACATGGAGTTGGCCCCGCGCTGCCGGGGCCAGTACAAGCAGCTCTTCCAGGAGATCGCGCGGGAACAGGCCCGGAGCCTGATTCCGGCGGGCCGGTTTGTGACCGAGTTTCCCGGGTTCGTCCTGTATGCCGACCGGATTGCCGGGGAGGAGATGATCGACGTGCTGTTCTTCCAGGTGCGGGAAGGGCGCAAGGTGCGGGACATCCGGGCGCCGCGCGCGCGTCTGGAGGTGCGGACGGAGGAAGGGGAATTGAGACTGACCTTCTTCCAGGGGCGGGCGTTGGAGTGGATTCCACGGGCGCCGGAGGAAATGGAGGGAGGACGTCCCGACGGGGAGGAGGAGGAATCCGCGGGGTTCTGGCAGCCGCTGATGATCACGGGCGCGTTGCCGGTGACGGTCGCGTTGCCGCGCGCCATCGTGTCGGGCGGCATGCCGCGGTTGAGCGACATGACGGCACGACAGTTGCGGGACGAGAGACGGGAACTGCTGCGGCTGGGGATCGAGGACGTGACGCCGCTGGACGTGCAGATCCACCGTCAGGTGGCGTTCAGCTTCGCGTGTTTCGGGTTCGTGCTGGTGGGGATTCCTCTGGGGGTGCGGGGGCACCGTCGGGAGACCAGCGTGGGGGTGGCGGTGGCGATCGGGTTGGTGCTCGTGTACTACGGGTTCCTGATCGTGGCCCAGGCGCTGGAGACATCGATGGAGGCGGTGCCCTGGCTGATTGTGTGGATGCCGAACGCCCTGTTTCAGTTGACGGGGGCGTGGCTGCTCTGGAGGGCGGACCGGGCTGCGTAG
- a CDS encoding divalent metal cation transporter: MPESPESKPARLPMTAQWDPEKLRREEAFLQEIEQKPIPARIRGYWKLTGPAWMQSAMTLGAGSAVASVVAGASFGYTLLWVQPVAMFLGILMMAALGNIVLSTGERPYPAFARELHPSIAFLWALGSIVASVIWHFPQYGLAGAAIWDLALLAGAPSDSRTVEYLVKFAGGLGILSMAILVTWNYGSGTRGIKLYENFLRWTIRLVILAFLFVVVKTGVDWGALFRGFFTFRIPPGEGTTILVLGAIGAAVGINMTFLYPYSLLAKGWGKHHKGLARFDLANSMFVPFVIVTSLVIIAMANTVYDPSTPGVQTGLRPIDAARSLESLLGSSFGRIILDLGFIGMACGAISTHMVVCGFTGCEMFKVEYTPKRYRRFTLLPAIGVFGVVFTSPLWMPIVASAIALTMLPIAYLAFFVLNNKRSYLGDAVGRGWKRALFNFGMIVAIVFACVASAIGIKRRVIDNLRPAPAATAPAVPPVPPAPTG; encoded by the coding sequence ATGCCCGAGTCGCCCGAATCCAAACCCGCACGCCTTCCCATGACGGCGCAATGGGACCCGGAAAAACTCCGCCGGGAGGAGGCCTTCCTTCAGGAGATCGAGCAGAAACCCATTCCCGCCCGGATCCGGGGCTACTGGAAACTCACCGGCCCGGCCTGGATGCAGAGCGCAATGACCCTCGGCGCCGGCAGCGCCGTCGCGTCGGTCGTCGCCGGCGCCTCCTTCGGCTACACCCTGCTTTGGGTCCAACCGGTGGCCATGTTCCTCGGGATCCTCATGATGGCCGCCCTCGGCAACATCGTGCTCTCCACCGGCGAACGCCCCTACCCCGCCTTCGCCCGCGAACTTCACCCCTCGATCGCCTTTCTCTGGGCCCTCGGCTCGATCGTCGCCTCGGTCATCTGGCATTTCCCCCAGTACGGCCTCGCCGGCGCCGCCATTTGGGACCTCGCCCTCCTCGCCGGCGCCCCCTCCGACTCCCGCACCGTCGAGTACCTCGTCAAGTTCGCCGGCGGCCTCGGCATCCTCTCCATGGCCATCCTCGTGACCTGGAACTACGGCTCCGGCACCCGCGGCATCAAGCTCTACGAGAACTTCCTCCGCTGGACCATCCGCCTGGTCATCCTCGCCTTCCTCTTCGTGGTCGTGAAAACCGGCGTGGACTGGGGCGCCCTCTTCCGCGGCTTCTTCACCTTCCGAATCCCGCCCGGCGAAGGCACCACCATCCTCGTCCTCGGCGCCATCGGCGCCGCCGTCGGGATCAACATGACCTTCCTCTACCCCTACTCCCTCCTCGCCAAGGGCTGGGGCAAACACCACAAGGGCCTCGCCCGCTTCGACCTCGCGAACTCCATGTTCGTCCCGTTCGTCATCGTCACTTCCCTGGTGATCATCGCCATGGCGAATACGGTGTACGACCCCTCCACCCCGGGCGTGCAAACCGGGCTCCGCCCGATCGACGCCGCCCGCAGCCTCGAATCCCTCCTCGGCTCGTCCTTCGGCCGCATCATCCTCGACCTCGGCTTCATCGGCATGGCCTGCGGCGCCATCAGCACCCACATGGTCGTCTGCGGCTTCACCGGGTGCGAGATGTTCAAAGTCGAGTACACCCCCAAACGCTACCGCCGCTTCACCCTCCTCCCCGCCATCGGCGTCTTCGGCGTTGTCTTCACCAGCCCCCTCTGGATGCCCATCGTCGCCTCGGCCATCGCCCTGACGATGCTGCCCATCGCGTACCTCGCCTTCTTCGTCCTCAACAACAAACGCAGCTACCTCGGCGATGCCGTCGGTCGCGGCTGGAAACGCGCCCTCTTCAACTTCGGCATGATCGTGGCCATCGTCTTCGCCTGTGTCGCCTCCGCCATCGGCATCAAACGCCGCGTCATCGACAACCTCCGCCCCGCCCCCGCAGCCACCGCGCCGGCAGTCCCCCCCGTCCCCCCCGCCCCGACCGGCTGA